From a region of the Helianthus annuus cultivar XRQ/B chromosome 5, HanXRQr2.0-SUNRISE, whole genome shotgun sequence genome:
- the LOC110941825 gene encoding probable 1-acylglycerol-3-phosphate O-acyltransferase produces MTLRFGLRRSISTSLVKTMAQEFHSSAPATVTATDGSVTSTTNKSLWPSVLRWIPTSTDHIISAEKRLLSLVKTPYTQEQVNIGSGPPGSKVTWFRSASSEPRFINTVTFDSKEGSPTLVMVHGYAAAQGFFFRNFDALAEHFRVIAIDQLGWGGSSRPDFTCTSTEETEAWFIDSFEEWRKAKNLSNFILLGHSFGGYVAAKYALKHPEHVQHLILVGPAGFSSETEHKSERLTKFQETWKGAVLNHLWESNFTPMKVVRGLGPFGPNLVRRYTSARFGEYSTGQRLTEDESTLLTDYVYHTLVAKASGELCLKHIFSFGAFARSPLLQRSSDWKVPTTFIYGVQDWMDYLRADEARKNMSVPCEIIRVPQAGHFVFLDNVKGFHSAVLNCCRRFLPPDPGNYPLEEGVTSV; encoded by the exons ATGACCCTTAGATTTGGCCTCAGACGTTCAATTTCTACTTCTCTGGTCAAAACCATGGCCCAGGAGTTCCACTCATCTGCTCCGGCAACCGTAACGGCAACGGACGGCAGTGTAACGTCAACGACGAATAAATCTTTATGGCCTTCTGTTCTTCGTTGGATTCCGACGTCTACTGATCACATTATTTCTGCTGAAAAACGCCTTTTATCACTTGTCAA GACACCGTATACTCAAGAACAGGTTAATATCGGGTCCGGACCACCAGGTTCTAAAGTCACGTGGTTCCGTTCCGCCAGCAGTGAACCAAGGTTCATTAACACCGTTACCTTTGACAGCAAAGAGGGCTCACCTACTCTTGTAATGGTGCATGGATATGCGGCTGCTCAAGGTTTCTTCTTCAGAAACTTCGATGCTCTTGCAGAACACTTCAGGGTGATTGCAATTGATCAGCTCGG TTGGGGTGGATCTAGTAGGCCGGATTTCACATGTACAAGTACTGAAG AAACTGAGGCTTGGTTTATTGATTCCTTTGAGGAATGGCGCAAAGCCAAAAACCTTAGTAACTTTATTTTGCTCGGGCATTCATTTGGAGGTTACGTTGCAGCCAAATATGCTCTTAAA CATCCGGAGCACGTACAACATCTGATTTTGGTGGGACCTGCCGGGTTTTCATCCGAAACCGAACATAAATCGGAGCGACTCACTAAATTCCAAGAAACATGGAAAGGTGCTGTTTTGAATCATTTATGGGAATCCAATTTTACTCCTATGAAGGTTGTCAG AGGTTTAGGCCCGTTTGGTCCGAATCTGGTGCGCAGATATACAAGTGCAAGATTTGGTGAATATTCAACTGGTCAACGGTTGACTGAGGACGAGTCTACATTACTTACAG ATTATGTGTACCATACTTTGGTGGCAAAGGCGAGTGGGGAGCTGTGTTTGAAGCATATTTTTTCGTTTGGGGCATTTGCTCGGAGTCCTCTATTGCAAAG ATCTTCTGACTGGAAAGTGCCAACAACTTTTATATACGGTGTCCAGGATTGGATGGATTACTTACGAGCTGATGAAGCACGCAAGAATATGTCTGTCCCGTGTGAAATCATACGGGTCCCGCAG GCGGGTCACTTCGTGTTTCTAGACAATGTGAAAGGATTCCACTCGGCAGTATTGAATTGTTGCCGTAGATTTCTGCCACCAGATCCAGGTAACTATCCTCTGGAGGAAGGTGTTACCTCGGTATAA